From Chryseobacterium camelliae:
TCCCCAACTCAGGATCATCATAAGGCCCCCAAGCGGCGTGATCGGACCCAGAAACTTCAGGTTGGCGCCAAGATAGTCCTGCAGGCTTAGTAAATAAATACTGAAAGAGAAAAGAATGGTTCCGGCAATCATCAGGATCGAAACCCATTTCTCCGAAGTGGTTTCAAATTTAAGGATATACCCTACGATCAGTAAAAAGAAGGCGGCATACATCTGGTAGCGCACACCAGTTTCAAAACTCTCCAGCCTTTCCACAGAAAGGATTTTCTTTAATGCGTGTGCCCCGAACGCTCCCAAAATCACGGACAGCATTCCGTAAACGGCACCAAAAATCAATGTAAGTGTTTTCATACTATAATTCTTCTAATTCCAGTTTTAAATATTTTTTTGTTTCATAATCCTGCCAGGTTCCTGTAATGGTATTGCCCTTCAGTTCTGCTTCTACAAAACCTTTCAGCATCCATTGCCTTGCTTCCTCACTGTAATGGTCGCTTTCGGTAATGGAAATATGGTTTCCTTTCAGTTTTCCGTACCACTCGATCAGTTTTTTATTTTTATCATACCAGTAATCTGCAGAAAAAGAACCATCAGAGTCGAGCTCGCCCATTAATACGGTAATTGGATACTTCCCGTCGATCTTCCCGTGATACAATTTATTGCTGAGCCCAGTTTGGTCTACATGCTTAGAGCCTGACAACAGATTTTTTGTATAAGGTGCCCAATACGGCTGTAGCTCCCTGTAAGAAAAATCAATGAAATAGCTGTCCAGCTCATCCAGTGCTCTCATGGCATGATTAGAGCATCTTTCTGCAACAAATGTTATTTTATCCTTTCCAAAATAGTATCCGATAGTTCCGAGAGGATAATCTGTATCGCATCCCTCATAAAGGGCAATCTGATCCTTGATATCTTCGGTAGGGTTTTTCTCTGCTTTTAATTTAACCAGGAAATCGTTGATCTCTTTCTGTACCTTCTTTGTTATCATGCCCTCCACGGTTTTTACAGCTGTCGGCAGAAAAAGATCTTCGGTATTGATCGCGTTTCCCGTCCGGAGATCAAAATTCTCCCATATACGGAAGCCTTCGGGATACGCCCCTGAAGCTTCGCCTTCGATATCGATGCTCAGGATATTTTCCGGAGTATCCATTTTTTTCCAGCTGTAAAAATAGACATAGCGAGAAGGGGACTTTTCACTGGCCGCTACCTTCTGAAAAGGGCTACCTGCACTTCCCGGAATATATTTCAGCAGATCTACCTGCAGGAATGTATTGATCTTATTCTCCACCCTTTCATTTTGCGGATACGCAACCACTGGAAAAACGAAGTCTTCAGATCTCGGCGGCAAATCGGTAATTTTCACATTTTTCTGCTGGGAAAAACACAATCCGGAAATCATGATGCATAAGACAAAAATCTTTTTCATTGCTTTGATGCTAAATAGATTAATATTAATTTCGCCATCAGCGTTAACGTTCCTAAAATGATAAACAGCACAGAAAATCTTTTGGAACTCCTGAAGCCTGGATGACGGGTTACCTTTAGAAATACACCGAAAATCAAAAATACAACGGACAGGATGATCTGTATCATTATTGGCCTCTCAATCTGTTAAATTCACTGATTACCTCATGATGGCTCACCGTTTTATCTTTAAAATAAGTGACAAAGTGCTGCTTTTCCTCTTCGGTTGCACCCAGTTGATTCAAAATGTTCAGCAGATGCATTTTCATGTGCCCTTTCTGGATTCCAGTAGTCACTAAAGACCTCAACGCCCCGAAATTCTGGGCCAGTCCGGATACGGCCAGGATACTCATCAACTCCTGTGCAGACGGTTTTCCCAAAAGTGCCAGTGAGAATTTCACCAGAGGATGGAGGTTCGTTAAACCACCTACCACCCCTACAGAAATAGGAAGGTCTATCCAGAACCTGAAAATCCCGTTATCTGTTGTACAATGCGTCAGGGATGAGTACTTTCCGTTCCTTGCGGCATACGCATGGGCACAGGCTTCAGTAGCCCTGAAATCGTTTCCTGTAGCAATAACCACGGCATCTACTCCATTCATGATCCCTTTGTTATGGGTAGTAGCTCGGAAAGGTTCGATTTCGGCAATGGTAACTGCCTGTTTGAATTTACGGGCAAACTCTTCATTGGAAATCCCGCTGTCATCCTTCAGGTCTTCAATTTTGCAGGATACCTCAGCTCTCACGATACAGTCCGGAGTGAAATTGGAAAGGATGTTCATCACAATCTGGAGCGAATCTTTCTCTTCCCGGGAGAAATCACTGCTCTCTCCCACTTCCTGCTTCAGGGTTTTTCCGAACTGTTCCAGGCAGGAGTTGATGAAATTTGCCCCCATGGAATCTACGGTATCAAAGCTGGCTTTTAGCTGGTAATAATGTGCCATTTCGGAGGTCTTGTCAATCAGTTTGATGTCCAGGATTCCGCCACCGCGTTTTCTCATATTGGCAGTAATATCTTCCGTGGCTTCAAGCAGTTTTTTCTTCAGCCTGAAGTTGAAGAAGTGCAATAATTTATGCGGTTCTACGTTCAATATAAAATGGGTATGTCCCAGCTTTTCGGTATTGATGATCGTGGTTTTAAATCCGCCTTTATCAATCCAGAATTTAGCTGCCTTGGAGGCTGCCGCCACTACGGAACTTTCTTCAACGGCCATGGGAAGGGCCAGCAGTTTCCCGTCAATCAGGAAGTTCGGGGCAATCCCGTAAGGCATATAAAAGTTGGAGACCGTATTTTCAGAAAACTCTTCATGGAGCTTCTGCAGTTCGGCATTATTATTCCAATATTGCTGTAGGATCTGCTCGTAACTGCGATCGTTGCTGAGATATTCTGAGATTAGCCAATCGATTTTTCGCTGCTTTGAAAGTTTGGAAAAACCTTCAACCGGTTGATGATTCATAGTGTAACTTTAAAGAAGGGTAAATATAGTGATTTTGTAACTTTCACTTGTTGATAACTTCAATCAAAAAACGTTGATATTTGTCAATTTTAACCCTACATTTGATGTATAAATTTCATCTAACATATAGATTTTCAATTTAAAGAATGAATTTTGACCGTCTGAAAGAAAAACTTGAAATCCTTGCCGACGCAGCGAAATATGATGTTTCCTGCTCATCCAGCGGGGGAACGAGAAAAAACAAAAAAGGAGCTCTGGGCGACAGTTCAGTAAGCGGCATTTGCCATACCTATACTGAGGACGGACGATGTGTTTCACTTCTTAAAATCCTGCTGACCAATCATTGTATTTACGATTGTGCCTATTGTGTGTCCAGAAGCTCGAACGATATTAAAAGAGCCGCCTTCACGGTGGAAGAAGTGGTAGACCTTACCATTAATTTTTATCGCAGGAATTATATTGAAGGCCTATTCCTGAGTTCCGGAATCTTCAAAAATGCTGATACCACGATGGAGCGTCTGGTAAGGGTAGCCAAAAAGCTGCGCCTTGAAGAGAATTTCAATGGCTATATCCACTTAAAATCCATTCCGGGTGCAAGTGATGAGCTGATGCAGGAAGCGGCATTATATGCAGACCGCCTTTCCGTCAACCTTGAAATTCCTACTGAAAGTGGGCTTAAGCTTCTGGCTCCTGAAAAGAACCGCCAGGATATGCTGAATCCCATGAAGTACATCCAGAAAGGGATCGATCAGTATAAGGACGAGAAGAAAATCTTCAGGAAAGTCCCGAAATTTGCTCCGGCTGGGCAGTCTACCCAGATGATTGTAGGTGCTACCAATGAAAATGACCTTCAGATCATCAAAGTAGCCGATCACTTTTATAAAAATTTCAGTCTTAAAAGGGTGTATTATTCAGGATATGTACCGGTATTAGAAGACAAAAGGCTTCCGGCTTTAACAACGGAAGTTCCCATGCTCAGGGAAAACCGTTTATATCAGTCAGACTGGCTTATGAGGTTTTACGGTTTTAAGGCAGAAGAAATCCTGGATCCGCATATGCCGTTCCTGGATCTTGAAGTGGATCCTAAAATGAGCTGGGCATTGAGGCACCTCGACCAGTTCCCGGTTAATCTTCAGACTGCAGATTACCAGATGATCTTAAGAATTCCGGGGATCGGTGTAAAAACCGCTAAGAAGATTGTCAGTGCAAGACGTTTCCAGGTA
This genomic window contains:
- a CDS encoding putative DNA modification/repair radical SAM protein; the protein is MNFDRLKEKLEILADAAKYDVSCSSSGGTRKNKKGALGDSSVSGICHTYTEDGRCVSLLKILLTNHCIYDCAYCVSRSSNDIKRAAFTVEEVVDLTINFYRRNYIEGLFLSSGIFKNADTTMERLVRVAKKLRLEENFNGYIHLKSIPGASDELMQEAALYADRLSVNLEIPTESGLKLLAPEKNRQDMLNPMKYIQKGIDQYKDEKKIFRKVPKFAPAGQSTQMIVGATNENDLQIIKVADHFYKNFSLKRVYYSGYVPVLEDKRLPALTTEVPMLRENRLYQSDWLMRFYGFKAEEILDPHMPFLDLEVDPKMSWALRHLDQFPVNLQTADYQMILRIPGIGVKTAKKIVSARRFQVLTMDHLTKLGAAVNRAKYFIDFNAGNAYLRYLTDKNFRKLITGGSSSKFHNQFSQQLTLF
- a CDS encoding DUF423 domain-containing protein, giving the protein MKTLTLIFGAVYGMLSVILGAFGAHALKKILSVERLESFETGVRYQMYAAFFLLIVGYILKFETTSEKWVSILMIAGTILFSFSIYLLSLQDYLGANLKFLGPITPLGGLMMILSWGMLIWYFAKNRI
- a CDS encoding hydroxymethylglutaryl-CoA reductase, degradative yields the protein MNHQPVEGFSKLSKQRKIDWLISEYLSNDRSYEQILQQYWNNNAELQKLHEEFSENTVSNFYMPYGIAPNFLIDGKLLALPMAVEESSVVAAASKAAKFWIDKGGFKTTIINTEKLGHTHFILNVEPHKLLHFFNFRLKKKLLEATEDITANMRKRGGGILDIKLIDKTSEMAHYYQLKASFDTVDSMGANFINSCLEQFGKTLKQEVGESSDFSREEKDSLQIVMNILSNFTPDCIVRAEVSCKIEDLKDDSGISNEEFARKFKQAVTIAEIEPFRATTHNKGIMNGVDAVVIATGNDFRATEACAHAYAARNGKYSSLTHCTTDNGIFRFWIDLPISVGVVGGLTNLHPLVKFSLALLGKPSAQELMSILAVSGLAQNFGALRSLVTTGIQKGHMKMHLLNILNQLGATEEEKQHFVTYFKDKTVSHHEVISEFNRLRGQ